A portion of the Natronococcus sp. AD-5 genome contains these proteins:
- the pyrF gene encoding orotidine-5'-phosphate decarboxylase — MNFFDRLHDRIRTVDSVVSVGLDPDPSRIPDHLQEHDLPRWAFNRRIIDATHEHAAVFKPNAAFYEDHDGWRALEETIAYAHGKDVPVLLDAKRADIGNTTRQYAKILETVDALTVNPYMGRDSLQPFLADEESGIFVLCRTSNPGGADIQDLELETGEPVYERVAALADLWNENDNVGLVVGATKPEELRELREQVPDLPFLVPGVGAQGGDAEAAVEHGLADGVGLINSSRGIIFAGENQGEGFASASGQAAKRLKGRLNRYR, encoded by the coding sequence ATGAACTTCTTCGACCGCTTGCACGACCGGATTCGGACGGTCGACAGCGTCGTCTCGGTGGGACTCGACCCCGATCCGTCTCGCATTCCGGACCACCTCCAGGAGCACGACCTCCCGCGGTGGGCGTTCAACCGGCGGATCATCGACGCGACGCACGAGCACGCCGCCGTCTTCAAGCCGAACGCGGCCTTCTACGAGGATCACGACGGCTGGCGGGCCCTGGAGGAAACCATCGCGTACGCGCACGGGAAGGACGTGCCGGTCCTGCTCGACGCCAAGCGGGCGGACATCGGGAACACGACGCGCCAGTACGCGAAGATCCTCGAGACCGTCGACGCGCTCACCGTCAACCCCTACATGGGGCGGGACTCGTTGCAGCCGTTCCTGGCCGACGAGGAGTCCGGGATCTTCGTCCTCTGTCGGACCTCGAACCCCGGCGGTGCGGACATCCAGGACCTCGAACTCGAGACCGGCGAGCCCGTCTACGAGCGGGTGGCGGCGCTCGCGGACCTCTGGAACGAGAACGACAACGTCGGCCTCGTCGTCGGCGCGACCAAGCCGGAAGAACTCAGGGAACTGCGCGAGCAGGTTCCCGACCTCCCCTTCCTCGTGCCGGGCGTCGGCGCGCAGGGCGGCGACGCGGAGGCGGCCGTCGAGCACGGGCTCGCCGACGGCGTCGGGCTGATCAACTCCTCGCGAGGGATCATTTTCGCGGGCGAAAACCAGGGCGAGGGGTTCGCGAGCGCCAGCGGTCAGGCGGCCAAGCGACTCAAGGGGCGACTGAACCGGTACCGCTAG
- a CDS encoding DUF7344 domain-containing protein: MVDYRSENSDERSTTDEPRFDPPSIGDHRSSIDELLSLLSHQRRRDVLYHLSRNEVADVESLATMIAARETDLPSEQIDDDDREPVLIDLYHNHLPKLADRRLVEYDSRSGAVRWMPPTDDLERILESCHALETDAE, translated from the coding sequence ATGGTTGATTATCGTTCGGAGAATTCCGACGAACGGTCGACGACGGACGAACCCCGATTCGACCCGCCGTCTATCGGCGACCATCGGTCGTCGATAGACGAATTACTTTCGCTTCTTAGCCATCAGCGACGCCGCGACGTGCTGTACCACCTCTCCCGGAACGAGGTCGCGGACGTCGAGTCGCTGGCGACGATGATCGCCGCCCGTGAGACCGATCTCCCGTCCGAGCAAATCGACGACGACGACCGGGAGCCGGTACTGATCGACCTCTATCACAATCACCTGCCGAAGCTGGCCGACCGGCGACTGGTCGAGTACGACAGCCGCAGCGGCGCGGTCAGGTGGATGCCCCCGACCGACGACCTCGAGCGCATCCTCGAGAGCTGCCACGCGCTCGAGACGGACGCCGAGTAG
- a CDS encoding DUF7504 family protein, which yields MTNDCSRTGDESRADGGDVTSAEIRPRPSVAIVERVADETEISPLELPPLNDTIDADALDRLLGASGESANDAWPTVVFTYADYRVRATADGQVALSSPSATPISVVDEWTHVSIVETTDEKDVATRAVAAVAECSGQDLSTVRTAIGNVVDIDAVARLGGERGNGASRSGATVLFSVLGYDVVVESNGTIAVGSTLRRLKQTGGNVLIVGAVPDALTDVASANLLGDPDRGRRHVFALLDRDDTVVLDRLGSPDATSARVVDYAAASRSAASARTTDADLAVTDEPTDLDELETAIEAQIRALVTGTTLCEPGELRICVDSLRPVLDQRDTDGAVAFLESICDSVRDASGLAHYVLPIDRDESVVRRLEPLFDATIELRVSESGPEQRWHLHGSDYTTDWFDLAPVQ from the coding sequence ATGACGAACGACTGTTCTCGGACGGGAGACGAATCTCGGGCGGATGGCGGAGACGTTACGAGCGCCGAGATCCGGCCTCGTCCGAGCGTCGCAATCGTCGAGCGGGTCGCGGACGAAACCGAAATCTCGCCGCTCGAGTTGCCGCCGCTAAACGACACGATCGACGCGGACGCGCTCGATCGGCTGCTCGGCGCCTCCGGCGAGTCGGCGAACGACGCGTGGCCGACCGTCGTCTTCACGTACGCGGATTATCGCGTCCGCGCGACCGCCGATGGGCAGGTGGCGCTCTCGAGTCCCAGCGCCACCCCGATCTCGGTGGTCGACGAGTGGACTCACGTTTCGATCGTGGAGACGACCGACGAGAAGGACGTTGCGACGCGCGCCGTGGCGGCGGTCGCCGAGTGCTCCGGACAGGATCTCTCGACGGTTCGGACGGCGATCGGGAACGTCGTCGATATCGACGCGGTCGCCCGGCTGGGAGGGGAGCGGGGAAACGGGGCGTCGCGATCCGGAGCCACCGTGCTGTTTTCGGTACTCGGGTACGACGTCGTCGTCGAGTCGAACGGAACGATCGCCGTCGGATCTACGCTCAGGCGGCTGAAACAGACAGGCGGGAACGTGCTGATCGTCGGTGCCGTCCCCGACGCCCTCACCGACGTGGCGAGCGCCAACCTGCTCGGCGATCCGGACCGCGGTCGACGGCACGTCTTCGCGTTGCTCGATCGTGACGATACCGTCGTCCTCGATCGGTTGGGTTCGCCGGACGCGACGTCCGCGCGCGTCGTCGATTACGCGGCGGCGTCGCGTTCCGCGGCGAGCGCACGGACGACCGACGCCGATCTCGCAGTCACCGACGAACCGACCGACCTCGACGAACTCGAGACGGCGATCGAGGCGCAGATCCGGGCGCTCGTGACGGGGACGACCCTCTGCGAGCCGGGAGAGCTCCGCATCTGCGTCGACTCGTTGCGTCCGGTGCTGGATCAGCGCGACACGGACGGCGCCGTCGCGTTCCTCGAGTCGATCTGTGACTCGGTCAGGGACGCGTCGGGGCTCGCACACTACGTCCTGCCGATCGACCGGGACGAATCGGTCGTACGGAGGCTCGAGCCCCTGTTCGACGCGACGATCGAGCTCCGGGTGAGCGAGTCGGGCCCCGAACAGCGGTGGCACCTCCACGGGAGCGACTACACGACCGACTGGTTCGACCTCGCGCCCGTCCAGTGA
- a CDS encoding DUF7503 family protein produces the protein MSSSNGQLRAFLAEHPRLMGVLFTACLLLSQAGTVAAGNGGGTW, from the coding sequence ATGTCATCGAGTAATGGCCAATTACGAGCGTTCCTCGCGGAGCACCCCCGACTGATGGGCGTCCTGTTCACCGCCTGCCTCCTGCTGTCGCAGGCCGGCACCGTCGCTGCCGGGAACGGCGGCGGAACGTGGTAA